From the genome of Sphingomonas sp. HMP6, one region includes:
- a CDS encoding threonine synthase encodes MNANLTADRATFVTHLECPMTGERYEADTLHGLSRVGRPLLVRYDLDAVKAAIPKAMIAARQTDLWRWRELLPVRHTANIVSLGEIETPLIPIPRSSGSPNVLVKDEGRLPTGSFKARGLVMAVAMAKELGVTKIAMPTNGNAGAALAAYATRCGIETIVFCPDDTPEINVREIQAQGARVYRVNGLIDDCGAIVGKGAAEGRWFDFSTLKEPYRIEGKKTMGLELAAQFGWKLPHAIFYPTGGGTGLIGMWKAFDELEKLGWIGPERPRMYAVQASGCAPIVRAFEAGEEHAERWEDAATVAAGIRVPKAVGDFLILRAVRESGGKALGVGDPAILKAVDECARKDGLLLCPEGGATLAAYKEALRTGEVDEEERVVLFNCATGLKYPMPEANDTLDRFAPIDLATL; translated from the coding sequence TGCTGGTGCGGTATGATCTCGACGCCGTCAAAGCCGCGATTCCCAAGGCGATGATTGCCGCGCGGCAAACCGATCTCTGGCGCTGGCGTGAGCTGCTGCCGGTGCGGCATACCGCGAATATCGTCAGCCTCGGCGAAATCGAGACGCCGCTGATCCCGATCCCGCGCTCCTCGGGCAGCCCTAACGTGCTGGTCAAGGATGAGGGCCGCTTGCCCACCGGCAGTTTCAAGGCGCGGGGCCTCGTCATGGCGGTCGCGATGGCGAAGGAGCTTGGCGTTACCAAGATCGCGATGCCGACCAACGGCAATGCCGGGGCCGCGCTTGCCGCGTACGCCACGCGCTGCGGGATCGAGACGATCGTCTTCTGCCCGGACGATACGCCCGAGATCAACGTGCGCGAAATCCAGGCGCAGGGTGCGCGGGTGTACCGCGTCAACGGGCTGATCGATGATTGCGGGGCGATCGTCGGCAAGGGCGCTGCCGAGGGCCGCTGGTTCGATTTCTCGACGCTGAAGGAGCCGTACCGGATCGAGGGCAAGAAGACGATGGGGCTGGAACTGGCCGCGCAGTTCGGTTGGAAACTCCCGCACGCGATCTTCTACCCGACCGGCGGCGGTACCGGCCTGATCGGCATGTGGAAGGCGTTCGATGAGCTCGAAAAGCTCGGCTGGATTGGCCCGGAGCGCCCGCGCATGTACGCCGTGCAAGCGAGCGGCTGCGCGCCGATCGTCCGCGCGTTCGAAGCGGGTGAGGAACATGCCGAGCGCTGGGAAGATGCCGCCACCGTAGCGGCGGGCATCCGCGTGCCGAAAGCGGTCGGCGATTTCCTGATCCTCCGCGCGGTGCGGGAAAGCGGCGGCAAGGCGCTCGGCGTCGGCGATCCGGCGATCCTGAAAGCGGTCGATGAGTGCGCCCGTAAGGACGGGCTGCTGCTGTGTCCGGAAGGCGGCGCGACGCTGGCGGCGTATAAAGAGGCGCTGCGCACCGGCGAGGTCGATGAAGAGGAGCGCGTCGTGCTGTTCAATTGCGCGACCGGGCTGAAATATCCTATGCCGGAGGCGAACGATACGCTGGACCGGTTCGCACCGATCGATCTTGCGACGCTGTAG